From the genome of Miscanthus floridulus cultivar M001 chromosome 10, ASM1932011v1, whole genome shotgun sequence, one region includes:
- the LOC136488591 gene encoding uncharacterized protein At1g05835-like yields the protein MVATLKTLAFLLLCFLYNEAAGSSYEQCKVSDLAVNQTAIAHRDSGYTEYAVRVENRCICSQGYVKLACQGFNSSVRIYPAGILRPDGEGNCTLNGGYSISQGPEYAVKFYYGWHSQFSLAPVSSIIACS from the exons ATGGTGGCCACGCTGAAGACGCTGGCGTTCTTGCTGCTGTGCTTCCTCTACAATGAAG CTGCAGGAAGTTCTTATGAGCAATGCAAGGTCTCTGATCTAGCTGTCAACCAGACCGCCATTGCGCACCGCGACAGCGGGTACACAGAGTACGCGGTGAGAGTGGAGAACAGGTGCATCTGCTCGCAGGGCTACGTGAAGCTGGCATGCCAGGGGTTCAACTCCTCGGTGCGCATCTACCCAGCTGGAATCCTCCGGCCTGACGGGGAGGGAAATTGCACCCTCAACGGCGGATACTCCATCAGCCAAGGCCCTGAATACGCCGTGAAGTTCTACTATGGGTGGCATTCGCAGTTCAGCCTTGCGCCCGTGTCGTCTATCATCGCCTGCTCATAA